The Meles meles chromosome 12, mMelMel3.1 paternal haplotype, whole genome shotgun sequence genome includes a window with the following:
- the GSC2 gene encoding homeobox protein goosecoid-2: MAAAGGATSRRGPGRPCPFSIEHILSSLPERSPQARTARAPPPAGRQSPAEPGEPGAPEAAPCACCCCCGPRAAPRGPPEPAAGLGARLQWPLRLGPAAPLPLAAPTGGSGALPGAGGPGPQRRTRRHRTIFSEEQLQALEALFVQNQYPDVGTRERLAGRIRLREERVEVWFKNRRAKWRHQKRTSATSRLLPGAKKAPKDSS; this comes from the exons atggcggcggcggggggcgcAACGAGCCGCAGGGGCCCCGGGCGgccctgccccttctccatcGAGCACATCCTCTCCAGCCTGCCCGAGCGGAGCCCCCAGGCACGGACCGCCCGCGCGCCGCCGCCCGCCGGCCGCCAGAGCCCCGCAGAGCCCGGGGAGCCCGGGGCGCCCGAGGCCGCTCCCTgcgcctgctgctgctgctgcgggcCCCGCGCGGCGCCCCGAGGGCCCCCGGAGCCGGCCGCCGGGCTGG GCGCGCGGCTGCAGTGGCCGCTGAGGCTGGGCCCCGCTGCGCCCTTGCCCTTGGCCGCGCCCACTGGAGGTTCGGGGGCGCTGCCGGGCGCGGGCGGCCCCGGGCCGCAGCGGCGCACGCGGCGCCACCGCACCATCTTCAGCGAGGAGCAGCTGCAGGCGCTGGAGGCGCTCTTCGTGCAGAACCAGTACCCCGACGTGGGCACGCGTGAGCGCCTGGCCGGCCGCATCCGCCTGCGCGAGGAGCGCGTGGAG GTCTGGTTCAAGAACCGCCGGGCGAAGTGGCGACACCAGAAGCGCACGTCAGCAACCTCGAGGCTCCTCCCCGGAGCCAAGAAGGCCCCAAAGGACAGCTCCTGA